One Azoarcus sp. DN11 DNA segment encodes these proteins:
- a CDS encoding formylmethanofuran dehydrogenase, translating into MTANPASPPSAAATGRPWTCPFCPLCCDGFSLAAAPQPTLIGSDCGRAAAALSCFGAAPASATATVDGRAADHESAVAAAAAILAASAQPLFAGLATDVAGMRALYRLANGCGAILDHANGDALMVSTRALQDRGVFYTTLAEIRNRADLVVCLGTNATDHYPEFFRRTAPAADAPARHVVFLGARMAASAPGLEACTTEEIGFAGDVFDTVALIAARLAGRRTAASDPALDALVARMQAARYTVVVWESSSLPAHGALVAEAIQRIVNTLNRTTRAAAFCLGGGDGGYTANQVTTWLSGLPLRTGVHARGLVHEPQRYATAQVLAQRAVDALLWVSAFSPELAPPDTDLPLVVLGHPGLEAAATRVNSVFIPVSTPGIGSAGHLFRADGGVVLPLVPIYADTLPGVAAVVADIATSIAAARAEGGAR; encoded by the coding sequence ATGACTGCCAATCCCGCCTCTCCACCTTCCGCCGCGGCGACGGGCCGGCCGTGGACCTGCCCGTTCTGCCCGCTGTGCTGCGACGGTTTTTCGCTCGCGGCTGCGCCGCAGCCGACGCTGATCGGCAGCGACTGTGGGCGTGCAGCCGCGGCCTTGTCGTGCTTCGGGGCCGCACCTGCGTCGGCGACGGCCACGGTCGACGGACGCGCTGCCGACCATGAAAGCGCCGTCGCTGCGGCCGCCGCGATCCTGGCCGCGAGTGCCCAACCGCTCTTCGCGGGGCTCGCGACCGACGTCGCCGGCATGCGCGCCTTGTACCGGCTTGCGAACGGCTGCGGTGCGATCCTCGATCACGCCAATGGCGACGCGCTGATGGTGTCGACCCGCGCGCTGCAGGACCGCGGCGTCTTCTACACGACGCTGGCCGAGATTCGCAACCGCGCCGACCTGGTCGTCTGCCTCGGCACGAACGCGACCGACCACTATCCGGAGTTCTTCCGCCGCACGGCGCCGGCCGCGGATGCGCCCGCGCGGCATGTCGTCTTCCTCGGCGCACGCATGGCGGCTTCCGCGCCTGGGCTGGAGGCGTGCACGACGGAGGAGATTGGGTTCGCCGGCGACGTTTTCGACACCGTCGCGCTCATCGCTGCGCGGCTCGCCGGACGCCGTACGGCCGCGAGCGATCCCGCGCTCGATGCGCTCGTCGCCCGCATGCAGGCGGCGCGCTACACGGTCGTCGTATGGGAATCCTCCAGCCTGCCGGCGCATGGCGCGCTCGTCGCCGAGGCGATCCAGCGCATCGTCAATACGCTCAACCGCACGACGCGCGCGGCGGCGTTCTGCCTCGGCGGCGGCGATGGCGGCTACACGGCGAACCAGGTGACGACCTGGCTGTCGGGCCTGCCGCTGCGCACCGGCGTGCATGCGCGCGGGCTCGTGCATGAGCCGCAACGCTACGCGACGGCGCAGGTCCTCGCGCAGCGTGCCGTGGATGCGCTGCTGTGGGTGTCCGCGTTCTCGCCGGAGCTGGCGCCGCCCGACACCGACCTGCCGCTCGTGGTGCTCGGCCACCCGGGGCTCGAAGCGGCCGCGACGCGGGTGAATTCGGTGTTCATTCCGGTGTCGACGCCGGGCATCGGCTCGGCCGGACATCTCTTCCGCGCCGACGGCGGCGTCGTGCTGCCGCTCGTGCCGATCTACGCAGACACGCTGCCGGGCGTCGCCGCGGTCGTGGCGGACATCGCTACGAGCATCGCCGCGGCGCGCGCGGAAGGAGGGGCGCGATGA
- the pabB gene encoding aminodeoxychorismate synthase component I: MACFALLDDCNATAAYPTSRLYTGFVREHRCDDPATLEAVWSGVERDLRAGGHAVVLADYEWGARLHGVDTRAAAEGGALRVLIFARLAQLSADEVDAWLLAQDADERAGYPYDGAHRAPAAILAPRASVDRKAFDDAIARIHHAIGEGETYQVNYTYRLDFDVFGSPVSLYRRLRGRQPVAYGAFIALPAGPGPSHVLSCSPELFLRHHDGRLVTRPMKGTSRRAPDVEGDSELARMLEGDVKNRAENLMIVDLLRNDLGRIAKVGSVRVPALFSIEPYSTVFQMTSTVEADLPDEVGFPAILRALFPCGSITGAPKHRTMQLIGELEGTPRGLYTGSIGWIDAPGSGRSGAACGDFCLSVAIRTLTLDAAHGKLQRGRMGVGAGIVIDSTAAEEFEECALKARFLTGLVADEGDAVPPREARAPADIVAQAAMRADTVPRGAAGGV; encoded by the coding sequence ATGGCCTGCTTTGCCTTGCTCGACGACTGTAACGCCACCGCCGCGTATCCGACGAGCCGGCTGTACACCGGCTTCGTGCGCGAGCACCGCTGCGACGACCCCGCGACGCTCGAAGCCGTCTGGAGCGGTGTTGAGCGCGATCTGCGCGCGGGCGGCCATGCGGTCGTGCTTGCCGACTACGAATGGGGCGCGCGCCTGCACGGTGTCGACACGCGCGCCGCCGCGGAGGGCGGGGCGCTGCGCGTGCTGATCTTCGCGCGGCTCGCGCAGTTGTCGGCCGACGAGGTCGACGCCTGGCTGCTCGCGCAGGATGCCGACGAGCGCGCCGGTTACCCGTACGACGGCGCGCATCGCGCCCCCGCGGCTATCCTCGCGCCGCGTGCGAGCGTCGACCGCAAGGCCTTCGACGACGCGATCGCGCGCATCCACCACGCGATCGGCGAGGGCGAAACCTACCAGGTCAACTACACTTACCGGCTCGATTTCGACGTGTTCGGTTCGCCGGTGTCGCTGTACCGGCGCCTGCGCGGGCGGCAGCCGGTGGCCTACGGCGCGTTCATCGCGCTGCCCGCGGGACCGGGGCCGAGCCACGTGCTGTCGTGCTCGCCGGAACTCTTCCTGCGCCATCACGACGGACGTCTCGTCACGCGGCCGATGAAGGGCACGTCGCGGCGCGCACCGGACGTCGAGGGCGACAGCGAGCTCGCGCGCATGCTCGAAGGGGACGTCAAGAACCGCGCCGAGAACCTGATGATCGTCGACCTCTTGAGGAACGACCTCGGCCGCATCGCGAAGGTCGGCAGCGTGCGCGTGCCGGCGCTGTTCTCGATCGAGCCGTATTCGACGGTGTTCCAGATGACCTCGACGGTGGAGGCGGACCTGCCCGACGAGGTCGGCTTCCCGGCCATCCTGCGCGCGCTCTTCCCCTGCGGCTCGATCACCGGCGCGCCCAAGCACCGCACGATGCAGCTGATCGGCGAGCTCGAGGGCACCCCGCGCGGCCTCTATACCGGCAGCATCGGCTGGATCGACGCGCCGGGATCGGGGCGGTCGGGGGCAGCGTGCGGCGACTTCTGCCTGTCGGTCGCGATCCGCACGCTGACGCTCGACGCCGCGCACGGCAAGCTGCAGCGCGGCCGGATGGGGGTCGGCGCGGGGATCGTCATCGACAGCACCGCGGCGGAGGAATTCGAGGAATGCGCGCTGAAGGCGCGGTTCCTGACGGGACTCGTCGCCGACGAAGGCGACGCGGTGCCGCCGCGTGAGGCGCGCGCGCCCGCAGACATCGTGGCGCAGGCGGCGATGCGTGCGGACACGGTACCGCGCGGCGCGGCGGGCGGGGTATGA
- the folE gene encoding GTP cyclohydrolase I FolE, which translates to MLDEHDRDGAGAQSRSTNTARGKPRAPKALKAAKPETSTPSAKSRNAASRPTRKEAEAAVRTLLRWAGDDPAREGLRDTPARVVRAYEEFFAGYRTDPAELLARTFEEVEGYDEMIVLRDIRFESYCEHHMVPIIGRAHVAYLPRHRVVGISKLARLVDAYAKRLQIQEKMTVQIADTLQAVLQPKGVAVVIEAAHQCMTTRGVHKPGVAMVTSRMLGAFRDDATTRREFFALVGGGGAQAPTHG; encoded by the coding sequence ATGCTTGACGAACACGATCGCGACGGCGCCGGGGCGCAGAGTCGATCCACCAATACTGCGCGTGGGAAGCCGCGCGCGCCGAAGGCTTTGAAGGCCGCGAAACCGGAGACGTCGACCCCGTCCGCCAAGTCGCGCAACGCTGCCTCCCGCCCGACCCGCAAGGAAGCTGAAGCCGCCGTGCGCACGCTGCTGCGCTGGGCCGGCGACGATCCGGCGCGCGAGGGCTTGCGCGACACCCCGGCGCGCGTCGTGCGGGCCTACGAGGAGTTCTTCGCCGGCTACCGCACCGATCCGGCGGAACTGCTCGCGCGCACCTTCGAGGAGGTCGAGGGCTACGACGAGATGATCGTGCTGCGCGACATCCGTTTCGAGAGCTATTGCGAGCATCACATGGTGCCGATCATCGGCCGCGCGCACGTCGCCTACCTGCCGCGCCACCGCGTCGTCGGCATCTCCAAGCTCGCGCGCCTGGTCGACGCCTATGCGAAGCGGCTGCAGATCCAGGAGAAGATGACGGTGCAGATCGCCGACACGCTGCAGGCGGTGCTACAGCCGAAAGGGGTCGCGGTAGTGATCGAGGCGGCGCACCAGTGCATGACGACGCGCGGCGTGCACAAGCCGGGGGTGGCGATGGTCACCAGCCGGATGCTCGGCGCCTTCCGCGACGATGCGACGACGCGCCGCGAATTCTTCGCTCTCGTCGGCGGTGGCGGGGCGCAGGCGCCCACTCATGGCTGA
- the fhcD gene encoding formylmethanofuran--tetrahydromethanopterin N-formyltransferase: protein MSAAAMLELNGVVIDDTFAEAFPMKATRLVITAHNATWANHAAVALTGFATSVIACGCEAGIERVLDPGETPDGRPGVAVLIFSMSGKDLAKQIERRVGQCVLTCPTTAVYAGLDAAPDADRTALGKNLRFFGDGWQISKVIDGRRFWRVPVMDGEFVAEETTPVVKAVGGGNLLILAHDTEAALGAAEAAVVAMRALPNVILPFPGGVVRSGSKIGSKYASLPASSNDAFCPALTPLAKRTELTPEIGCVMEIVIDGLTDGDVAAAMRVGMEAVVARGAAAGVRRISAGNYGGKLGPYLYRLHALLGKGGAGVSRSNAPRLRNGLAVQSQPPGA from the coding sequence ATGAGCGCCGCGGCGATGCTGGAGCTCAACGGCGTCGTGATCGACGACACCTTCGCCGAGGCCTTCCCGATGAAGGCCACGCGCCTTGTCATCACGGCGCACAACGCGACGTGGGCGAACCACGCCGCGGTCGCGCTGACCGGTTTCGCAACCTCGGTGATCGCCTGCGGCTGCGAAGCGGGCATCGAGCGCGTGCTGGACCCGGGTGAGACGCCGGACGGGCGGCCGGGGGTGGCGGTGCTGATCTTTTCGATGTCCGGGAAGGACCTCGCGAAGCAGATTGAACGGCGTGTCGGCCAGTGCGTGCTGACCTGCCCGACGACCGCGGTGTATGCCGGCCTCGATGCCGCCCCCGACGCAGACCGGACTGCGCTCGGCAAGAACCTGCGCTTCTTCGGCGACGGCTGGCAGATCTCGAAAGTGATCGACGGCCGGCGCTTCTGGCGCGTGCCGGTGATGGACGGCGAGTTCGTCGCTGAGGAGACCACGCCGGTGGTCAAGGCCGTCGGCGGCGGCAACCTGCTGATCCTCGCGCACGACACCGAGGCCGCGCTCGGCGCTGCGGAAGCGGCTGTCGTGGCGATGCGCGCGTTGCCGAACGTGATCCTGCCTTTCCCCGGCGGGGTGGTGCGCTCGGGCTCGAAGATCGGCAGCAAGTACGCGTCGCTGCCGGCATCGAGCAACGACGCGTTCTGCCCGGCGCTGACGCCGCTCGCGAAGCGGACCGAATTGACGCCGGAGATCGGTTGCGTGATGGAGATCGTCATCGACGGGCTCACCGACGGCGACGTGGCCGCGGCGATGCGCGTCGGCATGGAAGCGGTCGTCGCACGGGGCGCGGCCGCCGGGGTGCGGCGCATCTCCGCCGGCAACTATGGCGGCAAGCTCGGACCCTACCTGTACCGCCTGCACGCGCTGCTGGGCAAGGGTGGAGCAGGGGTTTCGCGGAGCAACGCTCCGCGCCTGCGGAACGGGCTGGCTGTGCAAAGCCAGCCCCCCGGGGCATAG
- a CDS encoding LysR family transcriptional regulator yields the protein MRLVQRLSMRQLRALVAVADSGSFTAAAHLLHVTQPAVSMQLKELEEITGEVLVDGRRQIHLTAAGEILVRQARVALESIEMAELQLKAQRDMPAGTIEVAAITTSEYFVPYLLAEFGRRYPDVGFRLTVANREVVHRLLRDQRADLAITGEPPSGLPLRRIPFAPHPLSFVAAPDHPLAGRARIPPSALAGERLLLREQGSGTRANLERFLRAAHVKAVRADELGSNETLKQAAMAGMGIAFLSHQCFAMELAAGRIVRLPVLGTPVMREWNVLVPEGRAPTPAMVALLDYFQAEGAERLRALAA from the coding sequence ATGCGACTCGTTCAACGCTTGAGCATGCGCCAGCTGCGCGCGCTGGTCGCCGTCGCCGACTCCGGCAGCTTCACCGCCGCCGCGCATCTGCTGCACGTCACGCAGCCGGCGGTGTCGATGCAGCTGAAGGAGCTCGAGGAGATCACCGGCGAGGTGCTGGTCGACGGCCGGCGCCAGATCCACCTGACCGCGGCCGGCGAGATCCTCGTGCGCCAGGCGCGCGTCGCGCTCGAATCCATAGAAATGGCCGAGCTGCAGCTGAAGGCGCAGCGCGACATGCCGGCGGGCACGATCGAGGTCGCGGCGATCACCACGTCGGAGTATTTCGTGCCCTATCTCTTGGCCGAATTCGGCCGGCGCTACCCGGACGTCGGCTTCCGCCTGACGGTCGCGAACCGCGAGGTCGTGCACCGGCTGCTGCGCGACCAGCGCGCCGACCTCGCGATCACCGGCGAGCCGCCGAGCGGCCTGCCGCTGCGCCGCATCCCGTTCGCGCCGCATCCGCTGTCCTTCGTCGCCGCGCCCGATCACCCGCTCGCCGGCCGCGCGCGCATCCCGCCCAGCGCACTCGCCGGCGAGCGGCTGCTGCTGCGCGAACAGGGCTCGGGCACGCGCGCGAACCTCGAACGCTTCCTGCGCGCGGCCCATGTCAAGGCGGTGCGCGCCGACGAGCTGGGCAGCAACGAGACGCTCAAGCAGGCGGCGATGGCGGGCATGGGGATCGCGTTCCTGTCGCACCAGTGCTTCGCGATGGAGCTCGCCGCCGGCCGCATCGTGCGGCTCCCCGTGCTCGGCACGCCGGTGATGCGCGAGTGGAACGTGCTCGTGCCCGAGGGCCGCGCGCCGACGCCGGCAATGGTGGCGCTGCTCGACTATTTCCAGGCGGAAGGCGCCGAGCGGCTGCGCGCGCTCGCGGCCTGA
- the fae gene encoding formaldehyde-activating enzyme, producing MSDYTFHAGEATVLAADGQYTDAMPEILIGRTDGPVGQAFANLMAQSKGHTAMFAIRACNQLVRPATMLVPKVTLKDSANIELFGGVVQSATADAVVDCLIEGVIPKAEANRLCIISLVWIDPRCATHAELDKKDMYRTNYEATKLAIRRALANEPTVDELIANRHTIRHDMDDWS from the coding sequence ATGAGCGACTACACCTTTCACGCCGGCGAGGCGACCGTACTGGCGGCCGACGGCCAATACACCGACGCGATGCCGGAGATCCTGATCGGCCGCACCGACGGCCCGGTCGGCCAGGCCTTCGCGAACCTTATGGCGCAGAGCAAGGGCCACACCGCGATGTTCGCGATCCGCGCGTGCAACCAGCTGGTGCGGCCGGCGACGATGCTCGTTCCGAAAGTCACCTTGAAGGACAGCGCCAACATCGAGCTCTTCGGCGGCGTCGTGCAATCGGCAACTGCCGATGCCGTCGTCGACTGCCTGATCGAAGGCGTGATCCCGAAGGCCGAGGCGAACCGCCTGTGCATCATCAGCCTGGTGTGGATCGACCCGCGCTGCGCGACGCACGCCGAGCTCGACAAGAAGGACATGTACCGCACGAACTACGAGGCGACGAAGCTCGCGATCCGCCGCGCGCTCGCCAACGAGCCGACGGTCGACGAGCTGATCGCCAATCGCCACACGATCCGCCACGACATGGACGACTGGAGCTGA
- a CDS encoding HAD family hydrolase, with translation MTPMAARARALAATPRCIALFDLDLTLISYDSGMAFLRFLVDRGAFEADVPERYLDACQQYVRGELPVARLHAIAMAPLARFSVAEGDALAAAFGAQIAVTIPQAARALVAAHRERGDLCALVTATNDVVATPFAREFGLDQLLSSRAEIRDGRYTGAVEGELCHGAAKVARVEQWLAENGLAWPGLAHSVFYSDSASDLPLLERVAEAVVVRPDPRLRAEAEKRGWRIVEALADER, from the coding sequence ATGACGCCGATGGCTGCGCGGGCGCGGGCGCTTGCGGCGACGCCGCGCTGCATCGCGCTGTTCGATCTCGACCTGACGCTCATCTCCTACGACAGCGGGATGGCTTTCCTGCGCTTTCTCGTCGACCGCGGTGCGTTCGAGGCCGACGTTCCCGAGCGCTACCTCGACGCCTGCCAGCAGTATGTGCGCGGCGAGCTGCCGGTGGCCCGGCTGCATGCGATCGCAATGGCGCCGCTGGCGCGCTTTTCGGTGGCCGAAGGCGACGCGCTGGCCGCCGCGTTCGGTGCGCAGATCGCCGTGACGATTCCGCAAGCGGCGCGCGCGCTCGTGGCCGCGCATCGGGAGCGGGGCGACCTGTGCGCCCTGGTGACCGCGACCAACGATGTCGTCGCAACGCCGTTCGCGCGCGAGTTCGGGCTGGACCAGTTGCTGTCGAGCCGCGCCGAGATCCGGGACGGCCGGTACACCGGCGCGGTCGAGGGCGAGTTGTGCCACGGCGCTGCGAAGGTCGCGCGCGTCGAACAATGGCTCGCCGAGAACGGACTCGCCTGGCCGGGGCTTGCGCACTCGGTGTTCTATTCGGATTCGGCGAGTGACCTGCCGCTGCTCGAACGCGTCGCCGAAGCCGTCGTCGTCCGCCCGGATCCGCGCTTGCGCGCCGAGGCTGAAAAGCGCGGCTGGCGCATCGTCGAGGCGCTGGCCGATGAGCGCTAA
- a CDS encoding formylmethanofuran dehydrogenase subunit C has translation MNTSIVPAFRLRLRTQPALRLDLSGFVPQALDRETPSGVARRTLWHGNVQVPIGEFFDVEAMAADGPELVFEGDLSRCDGLGRGLDGGRIRVEGDVGDYVGAGMRAGEIVVTGSAGMLAACEMAGGRLEVGGDVGDYAASALPGDMDGMRGGLFIVRGKAGARFGDRMRRGTAVVFGDAGDFLASRLVAGTITVAGAVGAHCGYGMRRGTLIFAGPQPEPPPTFVPTGHDVQVIWTLLARSLAVHGGPFAALAAGRPRRFVGDLAADGKGEWLLPA, from the coding sequence GTGAATACGAGCATAGTCCCGGCCTTCCGCCTGCGGCTCCGCACACAACCCGCGTTGCGGCTGGATCTGTCGGGATTCGTGCCGCAGGCACTGGACCGCGAGACGCCGTCGGGTGTCGCACGCCGGACGCTGTGGCACGGCAACGTGCAGGTGCCAATCGGCGAATTCTTCGACGTCGAAGCGATGGCCGCCGATGGCCCCGAACTCGTCTTCGAAGGCGATCTGTCGCGCTGCGACGGGCTCGGCCGCGGGCTCGACGGCGGGCGAATCCGTGTCGAAGGCGATGTCGGGGACTACGTCGGCGCCGGGATGCGGGCCGGCGAGATCGTCGTTACCGGCAGCGCCGGCATGCTCGCCGCGTGCGAGATGGCGGGCGGGCGGCTGGAGGTCGGCGGCGACGTCGGCGACTACGCGGCCAGCGCGCTGCCCGGCGACATGGACGGCATGCGCGGCGGCCTCTTCATCGTGCGCGGCAAGGCCGGCGCGCGCTTTGGCGACCGCATGCGGCGCGGTACCGCAGTCGTGTTCGGCGACGCGGGCGACTTCCTCGCGTCGCGGCTGGTGGCCGGCACGATCACGGTCGCGGGCGCGGTCGGCGCACATTGCGGTTACGGCATGCGCCGCGGCACGCTGATCTTCGCCGGCCCGCAGCCCGAGCCGCCGCCGACCTTCGTGCCGACGGGCCACGACGTGCAGGTGATCTGGACGCTGCTCGCGCGGAGCCTGGCGGTGCACGGCGGCCCGTTCGCCGCGCTCGCGGCCGGCCGACCGCGGCGCTTCGTCGGCGATCTCGCCGCCGACGGCAAGGGGGAATGGCTGCTGCCGGCCTGA
- a CDS encoding alanine racemase, with translation MTGLLTTLQRRWQLPDGRGTAALQEFARHHGTPLYLYSAPLVERRIGELRAELPAGLALLYAVKANPLPAVVARIAPLVDGCDVTSAAEIALARAAGVAGETLSVAGPGKRDEDLAAAVAADALVVVESLAEARRLAALANGCRPRVALRVNPPFSLAADAQMGGGPRKFGVDSEDAPTVLGELGRLPLAFEGFHVYAGSRCLDALAIAEAQRATLKLACELASFAPAPVRVLNLGGGLGIPCFPGETALDLAVVGDALRALSKEAARRLPGARLTLELGRYLVGEAGLYLTRVVERKISRGGTFLIVDGGAHHHWHATGALEGRRHLHFPIAVVGAGRRATERVTLVGPLCAPHDTWAEDIELPVTGPGDLVVVFQSGAYGASASPQAFLGRPPAAELLVDRAAWLSDPPPRT, from the coding sequence ATGACCGGTCTCCTCACGACGCTGCAGCGCCGCTGGCAGCTCCCTGACGGGCGCGGCACGGCCGCACTCCAGGAGTTCGCACGGCATCACGGCACGCCGCTGTACCTGTACTCGGCGCCGCTCGTCGAGCGCAGGATCGGCGAACTGCGCGCCGAACTGCCCGCGGGGCTTGCGCTGCTGTACGCCGTGAAGGCGAACCCGCTGCCGGCGGTCGTTGCACGCATCGCGCCGCTGGTCGATGGCTGCGACGTGACGTCCGCGGCCGAGATCGCGCTCGCACGCGCGGCCGGGGTCGCCGGCGAGACGCTCAGCGTCGCCGGCCCCGGCAAGCGCGACGAGGACCTCGCCGCTGCGGTCGCCGCGGATGCGCTCGTCGTCGTCGAATCGCTGGCCGAGGCGCGACGGCTTGCGGCGCTCGCGAACGGCTGCCGGCCGCGCGTCGCACTGCGCGTGAATCCTCCGTTCAGCCTCGCCGCCGACGCGCAGATGGGCGGCGGGCCGCGCAAGTTCGGCGTCGACAGCGAGGACGCGCCGACCGTGCTCGGCGAACTCGGCCGCCTGCCGCTCGCCTTCGAAGGTTTCCACGTCTATGCGGGCTCGCGCTGCCTCGACGCGCTCGCGATCGCCGAAGCGCAGCGCGCGACCTTGAAACTTGCGTGCGAGCTCGCGTCCTTCGCGCCCGCGCCCGTGCGCGTACTGAACCTCGGCGGCGGACTGGGCATTCCGTGCTTCCCCGGCGAGACGGCGCTCGATCTGGCGGTCGTCGGCGATGCGCTGCGCGCCTTGTCGAAAGAGGCGGCACGCCGGCTTCCTGGTGCCCGCCTCACGCTCGAACTCGGTCGCTATCTGGTCGGCGAGGCGGGCCTGTACCTGACGCGCGTGGTCGAACGCAAGATTTCGCGCGGCGGGACCTTCCTGATCGTCGACGGCGGCGCGCACCACCACTGGCACGCCACCGGCGCGCTGGAAGGGCGCCGTCACCTGCATTTCCCGATCGCCGTGGTCGGGGCAGGGCGGCGCGCGACCGAGCGCGTGACGCTGGTCGGCCCGCTGTGCGCCCCGCACGACACCTGGGCTGAGGACATCGAGCTGCCCGTGACCGGGCCGGGCGACCTCGTGGTGGTGTTCCAGTCCGGCGCCTATGGCGCGAGCGCGAGCCCGCAAGCCTTTCTCGGCCGGCCGCCGGCCGCCGAGCTTCTGGTCGACCGGGCAGCATGGCTGTCCGACCCGCCCCCCCGAACGTAG
- a CDS encoding formylmethanofuran dehydrogenase subunit A produces the protein MTTLRLKGGRVIDPANGIDGEVRDIGVRDGRIVALHPAEKVDREVDVSGMIVMAGGIDMHTHIGGGKVNLARMLLPEDHRANRAPDNPLELASAGCCTPGTLATGYRYAEMGYTAAFEPAMAPSNARHAHMEMGDTPILDHGAYVMLGNDELMLRMLAEGQDFERIRDYVGWTIHATRAMGVKVVNPGGISAFKFNQRKLDVDEDHAHWRVTPRQVVQTLARALTELGIPHPLHIHASNLGVPGNIGSTLATIAALEGLRGHLTHVQFHAYGTEGARKFSSAARELAEAVNANPNVSIDVGQITFGQTVTASGDTMRQHANADLGSPRKWIGADIECDAGCGVVPFRYREQSFVNALQWAIGLELFLLVDDPWRVVLTTDHPNGGPFTSYPHLIRLLMDKSFRDEQLAKLHPEVAANALLRGIGRELSLYEIAIMTRAAPARLLGLTDRGQLGEGAAADIAVYREDADREAMFTTPEYVFKDGELVVQQGRLVATPVGGTHFLEPEFDPAIERMLAKYADEHLATAWRHAAIGRDELCACANGGRLLACPLHGRGGRK, from the coding sequence ATGACCACGCTGCGTCTGAAGGGCGGCCGCGTCATCGACCCGGCCAACGGTATCGACGGCGAGGTCCGCGACATCGGCGTGCGCGACGGCCGCATCGTGGCGCTGCATCCGGCCGAGAAGGTCGATCGCGAAGTCGACGTCTCCGGCATGATCGTGATGGCCGGCGGCATCGACATGCACACGCATATCGGCGGCGGCAAGGTGAACCTCGCGCGCATGCTGCTGCCCGAGGACCACCGTGCGAACCGCGCGCCGGACAACCCGCTGGAACTCGCGTCCGCCGGCTGCTGCACGCCGGGCACGCTCGCGACCGGCTACCGCTACGCGGAGATGGGCTACACCGCGGCCTTCGAGCCGGCGATGGCGCCGTCGAATGCGCGCCATGCGCACATGGAGATGGGCGATACGCCGATCCTCGACCACGGCGCCTACGTGATGCTCGGCAACGACGAGCTGATGCTGCGCATGCTCGCCGAGGGCCAGGACTTCGAGCGCATCCGCGACTACGTCGGCTGGACGATCCACGCGACGCGCGCGATGGGCGTCAAGGTCGTCAATCCCGGCGGCATTTCGGCGTTCAAGTTCAACCAGCGGAAACTCGACGTCGACGAAGACCACGCGCACTGGCGCGTTACGCCGCGCCAAGTCGTGCAGACGCTCGCACGCGCGCTCACCGAGCTCGGTATCCCGCATCCGCTGCACATCCACGCGAGCAACCTCGGCGTGCCGGGCAACATCGGCTCGACGCTCGCGACGATCGCCGCGCTCGAAGGGCTGCGCGGGCATCTGACGCACGTGCAGTTCCACGCGTACGGCACCGAGGGCGCGCGCAAGTTCTCGTCGGCGGCGCGCGAGCTGGCCGAGGCGGTCAATGCCAACCCGAACGTGAGCATCGACGTCGGCCAGATCACTTTCGGGCAGACCGTCACCGCCTCCGGCGACACGATGCGCCAGCACGCGAACGCGGACCTCGGCAGTCCGCGCAAGTGGATCGGCGCCGACATCGAGTGCGACGCCGGCTGCGGCGTCGTGCCCTTCCGCTATCGCGAGCAGAGCTTCGTCAATGCGCTGCAGTGGGCGATCGGCCTCGAGCTCTTCCTGCTGGTCGACGATCCGTGGCGCGTCGTGCTGACGACCGACCACCCGAACGGCGGCCCCTTCACGAGTTATCCGCACCTCATCCGCCTGCTGATGGACAAGTCCTTCCGTGACGAGCAGCTCGCGAAGCTGCACCCCGAGGTCGCCGCTAACGCGCTACTGCGCGGGATCGGCCGCGAACTCAGCCTGTACGAGATCGCGATCATGACGCGTGCCGCGCCCGCGCGGCTGCTCGGGCTCACCGACCGCGGCCAGCTCGGCGAGGGCGCCGCGGCCGACATCGCGGTCTATCGCGAAGACGCCGATCGCGAGGCGATGTTCACGACCCCGGAATACGTGTTCAAGGACGGCGAGCTGGTCGTGCAGCAGGGCCGGCTCGTTGCGACGCCGGTCGGTGGCACGCATTTCCTCGAGCCGGAGTTCGATCCGGCGATCGAGCGCATGCTCGCGAAGTACGCCGACGAGCATCTGGCGACCGCCTGGCGCCACGCTGCCATCGGCCGCGACGAGCTGTGCGCGTGCGCGAACGGCGGGCGCCTGCTGGCATGCCCGCTGCACGGGCGCGGGGGGCGCAAATGA